From Lolium perenne isolate Kyuss_39 chromosome 5, Kyuss_2.0, whole genome shotgun sequence, a single genomic window includes:
- the LOC127302413 gene encoding uncharacterized protein isoform X1 — MSGGGGGGNGAVVHMEEAVNLLVEHLVRPVLPRRAGQDERHMTLEKQRAVAQQVHTAIIMYNYYHRKVSPKLAFADPKRFFTCASLSVGEDLLPYLSIAHARENDSGDDATLSVTDKGAIQACKIAAELDATKIYPDMGVWPIGKVAVLLLDPTKKKCLIEYGADTKGVWSFIEKEYDAASGISHSTNQPAGEESTNKTTFGALDGPLILQQLAMSEVQRRTGMDGSDLLVLDEDLTYSLSKGRTTTKLFIVEYKKTTMGKLVEVSLEDLILSMNGPVFVNDPFLKTTSVVEYYHILPYKEILQGLLHRKWPDVPRHRLNSGIDEKLEEQGENSMSKMKKQTAEVSTPKQNKRAIKATDANSKQNSNISKNKKSFKRKAEASRDTAAEGLDGESPIIENKHKKSCKGKAEASRTTAAQGLDDEIPVIENKHNKSCKRKPEASRITATEGPDGESPITENESLVVPDVKTSGLPTNKSINTKATTVVSGGPILLQSGGQVDKHKTQNDNMPQDVLLPMAPYVDNAIENCSSKHQNMEMTGNSGGITENNNDQMYESLRSLQKIRDEILRKECILQERSIQIDMEIHTILNEGKVTPKALAIVDSYKGTCSNMTAVANSACSGDGGQTRSIKRNKLKQAFLNKCEELDAICKKCEWMLPRYAIVLSVADGMFRATVHLACSEFDMSIVGDPSPTPRKARYSAAANMIAELEKNKEEEDEEEQDS; from the exons AtgtctggcggcggcggaggaggaaatGGGGCGGTGGTGCACATGGAGGAAGCGGTGAATCTGCTGGTGGAGCACCTGGTGCGGCCGGTGCTTCCGCGCCGCGCCGGCCAGGACGAGCGCCACATGACGCTGGAGAAGCAGCGGGCCGTCGCGCAGCAG GTTCACACGGCTATCATTATGTACAACTACTACCACAGGAAGGTGTCTCCGAAGCTTGCTTTTGCTGATCCCAAGCGGTTTTTTACGTGCGCTTCTCTTTCTGTTGGAGAAGATTTGTTGCCATACCTGAGCATAGCCCATGCGCGTGAGAATGATTCTGGAGATGATGCCACCTTATCTGTTACTGATAAAGGAGCAATACAAGCTTGTAAGATTGCTGCAGAACTCGATGCGACTAAAATTTATCCAGACATGGGAGTGTGGCCAATAGGCAAAGTTGCTGTGCTTCTTCTGGACCCGACAAAGAAAAAATGTTTGATTGAGTATGGTGCTGACACCAAGGGTGTCTGGTCATTCATAGAAAAGGAATATGATGCTGCATCCGGTATTTCACACAGTACCAACCAACCAGCAGGCGAGGAGTCGACAAATAAAACAACATTTGGTGCTTTGGATGGTCCATTAATTCTTCAACAACTAGCAATGTCAGAGGTGCAGCGTAGAACAG GTATGGATGGCTCAGACTTGCTTGTTCTTGACGAAGATTTGACATACTCATTGAGTAAAGGAAGGACGACTACCAAGTTGTTCATCGTGGAATATAAGAAAACAACAATGGGCAAACTTGTGGAAGTGTCTCTAGAAGACTTGATTCTCAG TATGAACGGTCCAGTATTTGTAAATGATCCGTTCCTGAAAACAACATCGGTAGTCGAGTACTATCACATTCTTCCATATAAGGAGATTTTACAAGGACTCCTCCACAG GAAATGGCCTGATGTCCCCAGACATAGGTTGAACTCTGGGATAGATGAAAAATTGGAAGAGCAAGGAGAGAATAGCATGTCAAAGATGAAAAAACAAACTGCAGAAGTGTCAACTCCAAAGCAAAACAAACGAGCAATAAAAGCAACTGATGCCAATAGTAAGCAGAACTCCAACATCAGCAAGAACAAGAAAAGTTTCAAAAGAAAAGCTGAAGCCTCCAGGGATACAGCAGCTGAGGGTCTAGATGGTGAGAGCCCCATAATAGAAAACAAGCACAAGAAAAGTTGCAAAGGAAAAGCTGAAGCCTCCAGGACTACAGCAGCGCAGGGTCTAGATGATGAGATCCCCGTAATAGAAAACAAGCACAATAAAAGTTGCAAAAGGAAACCTGAAGCCTCCAGAATTACAGCAACGGAGGGTCCAGATGGTGAGAGCCCCATAACAGAAAATGAATCACTTGTTGTTCCTGATGTCAAAACTTCAGGACTCCCGACTAATAAGTCAATAAATACAAAAGCAACAACAGTAGTAAGTGGAGGACCCATACTCCTACAGTCCG GTGGTCAAGTGGACAAGCACAAAACACAGAATGACAATATGCCCCAAGATGTCCTTCTGCCAATG GCACCATATGTTGATAACGCAATCGAGAACTGTTCTTCGAAACACCAAAATATGGAAATGACGGGAAACTCAG GCGGCATCACTGAGAACAATAATGACCAGATGTATGAGTCACTACGATCACTTCAGAAAATACGGGATGAAATT CTTCGCAAGGAATGCATACTTCAGGAACGAAGTATTCAAATTGATATGGAAATTCATACAATCTTGAATG AAGGGAAGGTGACACCCAAAGCGCTGGCAATAGTGGACAGCTATAAGGGAACTTGCTCAAATATGACGGCAGTTGCCAATTCTGCTTGCTCTGGAGATGGCGGTCAAACCAGGAGCATTAAGAGGAATAAACTGAAGCAGGCATTCCTCAATAAATGCGAG GAGCTTGATGCCATCTGCAAAAAGTGTGAGTGGATGCTCCCAAGATATGCAATAGTACTTTCAGTGGCGGATG GAATGTTCCGTGCCACTGTACACCTCGCATGCTCTGAGTTTGACATGAGCATCGTTGGTGATCCTAGTCCGACCCCACGCAAGGCGAGGTACTCTGCAGCCGCCAATATGATAGCGGAGCTTGAGAAGAacaaggaagaagaagatgaagaagagcagGATAGCTGA
- the LOC127302413 gene encoding uncharacterized protein isoform X2 has translation MYNYYHRKVSPKLAFADPKRFFTCASLSVGEDLLPYLSIAHARENDSGDDATLSVTDKGAIQACKIAAELDATKIYPDMGVWPIGKVAVLLLDPTKKKCLIEYGADTKGVWSFIEKEYDAASGISHSTNQPAGEESTNKTTFGALDGPLILQQLAMSEVQRRTGMDGSDLLVLDEDLTYSLSKGRTTTKLFIVEYKKTTMGKLVEVSLEDLILSMNGPVFVNDPFLKTTSVVEYYHILPYKEILQGLLHRKWPDVPRHRLNSGIDEKLEEQGENSMSKMKKQTAEVSTPKQNKRAIKATDANSKQNSNISKNKKSFKRKAEASRDTAAEGLDGESPIIENKHKKSCKGKAEASRTTAAQGLDDEIPVIENKHNKSCKRKPEASRITATEGPDGESPITENESLVVPDVKTSGLPTNKSINTKATTVVSGGPILLQSGGQVDKHKTQNDNMPQDVLLPMAPYVDNAIENCSSKHQNMEMTGNSGGITENNNDQMYESLRSLQKIRDEILRKECILQERSIQIDMEIHTILNEGKVTPKALAIVDSYKGTCSNMTAVANSACSGDGGQTRSIKRNKLKQAFLNKCEELDAICKKCEWMLPRYAIVLSVADGMFRATVHLACSEFDMSIVGDPSPTPRKARYSAAANMIAELEKNKEEEDEEEQDS, from the exons ATGTACAACTACTACCACAGGAAGGTGTCTCCGAAGCTTGCTTTTGCTGATCCCAAGCGGTTTTTTACGTGCGCTTCTCTTTCTGTTGGAGAAGATTTGTTGCCATACCTGAGCATAGCCCATGCGCGTGAGAATGATTCTGGAGATGATGCCACCTTATCTGTTACTGATAAAGGAGCAATACAAGCTTGTAAGATTGCTGCAGAACTCGATGCGACTAAAATTTATCCAGACATGGGAGTGTGGCCAATAGGCAAAGTTGCTGTGCTTCTTCTGGACCCGACAAAGAAAAAATGTTTGATTGAGTATGGTGCTGACACCAAGGGTGTCTGGTCATTCATAGAAAAGGAATATGATGCTGCATCCGGTATTTCACACAGTACCAACCAACCAGCAGGCGAGGAGTCGACAAATAAAACAACATTTGGTGCTTTGGATGGTCCATTAATTCTTCAACAACTAGCAATGTCAGAGGTGCAGCGTAGAACAG GTATGGATGGCTCAGACTTGCTTGTTCTTGACGAAGATTTGACATACTCATTGAGTAAAGGAAGGACGACTACCAAGTTGTTCATCGTGGAATATAAGAAAACAACAATGGGCAAACTTGTGGAAGTGTCTCTAGAAGACTTGATTCTCAG TATGAACGGTCCAGTATTTGTAAATGATCCGTTCCTGAAAACAACATCGGTAGTCGAGTACTATCACATTCTTCCATATAAGGAGATTTTACAAGGACTCCTCCACAG GAAATGGCCTGATGTCCCCAGACATAGGTTGAACTCTGGGATAGATGAAAAATTGGAAGAGCAAGGAGAGAATAGCATGTCAAAGATGAAAAAACAAACTGCAGAAGTGTCAACTCCAAAGCAAAACAAACGAGCAATAAAAGCAACTGATGCCAATAGTAAGCAGAACTCCAACATCAGCAAGAACAAGAAAAGTTTCAAAAGAAAAGCTGAAGCCTCCAGGGATACAGCAGCTGAGGGTCTAGATGGTGAGAGCCCCATAATAGAAAACAAGCACAAGAAAAGTTGCAAAGGAAAAGCTGAAGCCTCCAGGACTACAGCAGCGCAGGGTCTAGATGATGAGATCCCCGTAATAGAAAACAAGCACAATAAAAGTTGCAAAAGGAAACCTGAAGCCTCCAGAATTACAGCAACGGAGGGTCCAGATGGTGAGAGCCCCATAACAGAAAATGAATCACTTGTTGTTCCTGATGTCAAAACTTCAGGACTCCCGACTAATAAGTCAATAAATACAAAAGCAACAACAGTAGTAAGTGGAGGACCCATACTCCTACAGTCCG GTGGTCAAGTGGACAAGCACAAAACACAGAATGACAATATGCCCCAAGATGTCCTTCTGCCAATG GCACCATATGTTGATAACGCAATCGAGAACTGTTCTTCGAAACACCAAAATATGGAAATGACGGGAAACTCAG GCGGCATCACTGAGAACAATAATGACCAGATGTATGAGTCACTACGATCACTTCAGAAAATACGGGATGAAATT CTTCGCAAGGAATGCATACTTCAGGAACGAAGTATTCAAATTGATATGGAAATTCATACAATCTTGAATG AAGGGAAGGTGACACCCAAAGCGCTGGCAATAGTGGACAGCTATAAGGGAACTTGCTCAAATATGACGGCAGTTGCCAATTCTGCTTGCTCTGGAGATGGCGGTCAAACCAGGAGCATTAAGAGGAATAAACTGAAGCAGGCATTCCTCAATAAATGCGAG GAGCTTGATGCCATCTGCAAAAAGTGTGAGTGGATGCTCCCAAGATATGCAATAGTACTTTCAGTGGCGGATG GAATGTTCCGTGCCACTGTACACCTCGCATGCTCTGAGTTTGACATGAGCATCGTTGGTGATCCTAGTCCGACCCCACGCAAGGCGAGGTACTCTGCAGCCGCCAATATGATAGCGGAGCTTGAGAAGAacaaggaagaagaagatgaagaagagcagGATAGCTGA
- the LOC127302414 gene encoding uncharacterized protein: protein MYDNVVTSVRTSDGDTDDFLIRIGLHQGSALSPYLFDLVMDEVTRDIQGDIPWCMLFADDVVLVDDSRKGVNRKLELWRRTLESKGFRLSRTKTEYMRCSFSSTRHEEVVPERDTFRYLGSMLQKDGDIDEDVGHRIKAGWMKWRQASGVLCDKRVPQKLKGRFYRTATRPGMLYGADCWPTKRRHIQQLRVAEMRMLRCICGHTRNDRVRNDDIRERVGVAPIEEKLVQHRLRWFGHIQRRPPEAPVHSGRIKRAENVKRGRGRPNLTWEESVKRDLKVWNIDKDLAMDRGTWKLAIHVLKP from the coding sequence atgtatgataatgttgtaacaagtgttcgaacaagtgatggcgacactgatgactttctaattagaatagggctacaccaagggtcagctttgagcccttatctttttgatttggtgatggatgaggtcacaagggatatacaaggagatatcccatggtgtatgctctttgcggatgatgtggtgctagtcgatgatagccgaaagggggttaatagaaagttagagttgtggaggcgaactctagaatcgaaaggttttaggcttagtagaactaaaactgaatacatgaggtgcagtttcagttctactaggcacgaggaggtGGTACCGGAGCGagacacttttcgatatttggggtccatgttgcagaaggatggcgatatcgatgaagatgtgggccaccgaatcaaggctggttggatgaagtggcgacaagcttctggcgtactctgtgacaagagagtgccacaaaagctaaaaggcagaTTTTATAGGACAGCTACCCGACCTGGGATGTTGTATGGCGCGGACtgttggccaacgaagagacgacatatccaacagttaagggtagcagagatgcgcatgttgcgatgtatatgtggccacacaagaaaTGATCGGGTACGGAATGACGATATACGagagagagttggggtagcaccgattgaagagaagctggtccaacatcgtctcagatggtttggacatatccaacggaggcctccggaagcgccagtgcatagcggacggataaaACGTGCTGAGAATGTTAAGAGAGGTCGTGGTAGACCtaacttgacatgggaggagtctgttaagagagacctgaaggtttggaatatcgataaagatttagccatggataggggtacgtggaagttagctatccacgttctGAAACCAtga
- the LOC127302416 gene encoding uncharacterized protein, whose amino-acid sequence MAIAARALRRLQLHLAPALARPFCAVSPAAAAAAPAPSSAKVSDRIVRVLAIDLDGARREVVGLAGQTLLRALANAELIEPASHRLDDIDACSAECEVHIAQEWLEKLPPPSYEERYVLTRASRNRELNKHARLGCQVVLGKEHQGMVVALPEPKPWDIP is encoded by the coding sequence ATGGCGATCGCGGCGCGCGccctgcgccgcctccagctCCACCTCGCCCCCGCTCTCGCCCGCCCCTTCTGCGCCGTCTCAccggccgccgccgcagccgccccCGCCCCCTCCTCCGCCAAGGTCTCGGACCGCATCGTGCGCGTCCTCGCCATCGACCTGGACGGCGCGCGCCGCGAGGTGGTCGGCCTGGCCGGGCAGACCCTCCTCCGCGCGCTCGCCAACGCGGAGCTCATCGAGCCGGCCTCCCACCGCCTCGACGACATCGACGCCTGCTCCGCCGAGTGCGAGGTCCACATCGCGCAGGAGTGGCTCGAGAAGCTGCCCCCGCCCTCCTACGAGGAGCGCTACGTCCTCACCCGCGCCTCCCGGAACCGGGAGCTCAACAAGCACGCCCGCCTCGGCTGCCAGGTCGTGCTCGGCAAGGAGCACCAGGGGATGGTCGTCGCCCTCCCCGAGCCCAAGCCATGGGACATCCCGTAA